The following coding sequences lie in one Rutidosis leptorrhynchoides isolate AG116_Rl617_1_P2 chromosome 6, CSIRO_AGI_Rlap_v1, whole genome shotgun sequence genomic window:
- the LOC139854020 gene encoding L-ascorbate peroxidase, cytosolic-like has product MGPKFEVLVATSWSLGSSLLGFLSDIILTLSSSKRWHPAGTYDVKTKTGGPFGTMILYGDLYQILVFTTNGVAVEITGRPDVPFHLEREDKEEPELKVVFLMQLRFSVFNFYKFYIDIDIGNDHVFIDFSLICEMK; this is encoded by the exons ATGGGGCCTAAATTTGAAG TGCTTGTGGCGACCTCGTGGTCACTCGGATCATCACTCCTAGGGTTTCTCTCCGATATCATTCTTACCTTATCATCTAGTAAAAG ATGGCACCCTGCTGGTACCTATGATGTGAAAACTAAAACTGGAGGTCCTTTTGGTACCATGATCTTATACGGTGACCTCTATCAG ATTCTTGTTTTCACCACTAACGGTGTTGCTGTTGAAATTACTGGAAGACCTGATGTTCCTTTCCACCTTGAGAGGGAG GACAAGGAAGAACCCGAGTTGAAGGTCGTCTTCCTGATGCAACTCAGGTTTAGTGTGttcaatttttataaattttatattgatattgatataggaAATGATCATGTTTTTATTGATTTTTCTTTGATATGTGAAATGAAATGA